One segment of Anastrepha obliqua isolate idAnaObli1 chromosome 3, idAnaObli1_1.0, whole genome shotgun sequence DNA contains the following:
- the LOC129240611 gene encoding uncharacterized protein LOC129240611, producing the protein MRRSTRLIKKNTSLSQKTPVAIQIQKGSTDNGNMKNEEGLLQFPQEELMCKSDIATNSSKLKIENEEGIQKFSNGGDENTLISKQSSLKPGLSVFAGRGRKRCVVRPKTAQQYKRSRSAVVRNSKTRASTIPIDNYLNPLRKPLIKNETSTQPLLNDDFYCYNPNIQRMNIQSNTYSLLPPLYPTHFSHQNNSDILMNPPPQLKSVSTGEMSVQTKSQFQTPDITQSLDFDSSTSTLSLPDSVREVFGCYDIRDILKLDKTVYRMRLVHLQILAFVLNIEYDYLHNLVQKIMQLDTETLKKVILAFQPEADLVNLVENSEE; encoded by the exons atgcGTCGGTCAACACGcctaattaagaaaaatacgtCGCTTTCTCAAAAAACGCCCGTGGCCATTCAAATACAAAAAGGAAGTACAGATAAcggaaatatgaaaaatgaagAAGGCTTACTTCAGTTCCCTCAAGAAGAACTTATGTGCAAGTCCGATATTGCAACCAACAgttcaaaacttaaaattgagaatgaGGAAGGAATTCAAAAGTTTAGTAACGGTGGGGATGAAAATACTTTAATATCAAAACAGTCGAGTCTAAAGCCAGG ACTCTCAGTATTTgctggaagaggaagaaaaaggtGTGTTGTCCGACCGAAAACTGCACAGCAATATAAAAGAAGTCGCTCGGCTGTTGTACGTAACAGTAAAACAAGGGCTTCTACCATACCAATTGACAATTATTTGAACCCCTTAAGAAAGccattaattaaaaatgaaacaagcACTCAACCATTACTAAATGATGACTTCTATTGTTACAATCCAAATATTCAAAGAATGAATATTCAATCAAATACATATTCTCTATTACCTCCATTGTATCCCACCCATTTTTCCCATCAAAACAATTCAGACATATTAATGAATCCACCACCACAATTGAAGTCTGTCTCGACGGGAGAGATGAGCGTACAAACAAAAAGTCAATTTCAGACACCAGATATAACACAATCTCTCGATTTTGATTCATCAACATCAACGCTTTCCTTGCCAGACTCGGTACGAGAAGTATTCGGTTGCTATGATATACGCGACATTTTAAAACTAGATAAAACTGTTTATCGTATGCGACTTGTACACTTACAAATCTTGgcatttgtattaaatattgaatacGATTATTTGCATAATTTGGTCCAGAAGATAATGCAATTGGATACAGaaactttaaaaaaagtaattcttGCTTTTCAACCTGAAGCAGATCTTGTAAATCTAGTTGAGAATAGTGaagaataa